Part of the Engystomops pustulosus chromosome 4, aEngPut4.maternal, whole genome shotgun sequence genome is shown below.
attgtgctcagttctcagagaccttgtacacagatattgtttatactaatgctgagaaggagataagtggctccagaatcctaatatcatgcagcatccaggacagactggcttctcattacatgtcacagggtattagctgacaggccagtaaacatgttacataaaatgaagtttgacaatggtcagggaacatggccgctgtatctaagatggcggacagtagtcaagatggcgtccgaaacaagtgcgacctccttaacaactgTCACCTGCAGGCAAAGTTAGTGAATAAGGACTATGTTATGTCATCAAATGGAATAGTCCAGGAATTAGCCGTAAACCACATCTGAAGCCGAGAGAGAGATGTGTATTGGTGCCATATCAATAAATAGCCAATATATAACAATCTATGGTAAAAACACTGACATTCCATCCATTGATACAAGCAAAAAACAATCAGGAGAGCAAATGTCAAATGTATGACCTGTGACCCCCAATGTGCAGTGACTGCTGTCTGGTAAGAGCGATGCtaatgtaacatcccccaccagggcacGACCTTTCGGGGTTATTGAGGTGTTGGGGGCGGTCCCAAACGGGCCCCTTTATTGATTAACGGTTCCAAATTAATTGACTGgattattaataataaagctgTTGGGTTAATTAATCAAAAACGCAGAAGTGTTCAGAATCAGAAGCTCGTCTTTATTGGTTcgtgctacatatatatatatatatatatccatagtgATGCAATAATCACGACATTGATCAATTAGCATATCCCCTCGTCATCCTCTGATATTACTATAGTGCAGCccctgtagtttccaaaatgatgTTACTAGTCTACATCAGCGTATCGCTACATACACACGACCTGGCGGAAGTACATACGccccctatagacggcaatggccacacGCAGGTAGATTGCAAGAAAAAAGGGAGATGTTGTGGATGGATGATAGTTCTCCCTGGGACATTCCTCATTAGTGATgtgaattccggctcttcttagtgagctggaccATTAGgcaccgctcactaagaagagccggctcttctggctcgtgaacggctccctattaaaaatataatagggagccgcaggccaatcAGTCACACCAcatcactccacttttaaccagattgtatcgggttaaagggggtgtggcgAGCCGGTTAGGGACGGGGTTAGCTGTGACAGTCCTACCAGAGGGGAGGACATTGTACTTGGGTGATATCGTATGTGGGCCGCGCGGCTTTGTGTGAACCTGTCCCGATGGTGACAGCACAGATATCAGTAAAGGTGATAGCAAGCCATGGGGGCATAGGAGGAGGCCCAGACCAGGACGATCATTGTCGTATTATATTTATACCGCCCTTTTTTACTCTTAATACCACATAGAGGGGCAGGCGgaaggtggtggtgaaggtgtgtaagtgtctgacCGAGTTAAGGAGCTCATAGAAGGACAATTCTCCCGCCTCATAATCCAGACAGATCCGGAATCTATTACTTAAAATATTGTCACATTGTGCAGCCCGTTTACTGTCATGTGCCACTGAATACTGACCGGAAAATCTTATCAGACTCCAGGACTTGTTATTACCCCCTATGTATGACTGACGCCCCCTCCTGTCTATACTGGGGTAACACATCCCCACCTCCCACTCCAGTGATCTGAtctccacatcccagtaatgtCGTCCTGAGGTAAATCCCCGGCTGCTCATCACCTGAGAATAATCCTTGAATCTCTCTGCGGTGTCTGGACGGTTCTGTGATTCTCTTGTCCTGGTTACAGTTTTCAGGTCATCTGATATAATGAGATTATTATGAGCCGTGTTTATATCCAGTGATATATCTGCACAAAATTTCCCATAGATTTCTTCTGCAAACATTTCCTTCCTCCAAGCTTCCCCAGACCTCACTATAACATCATCACTCCTGTACTCAGGTAAATCTGGTGTGTGACCGAGCAGAGATCGGGGTCTGGGGGGTTGTGGTCTAATTTCCTCTGCTTTTGGTTTTGCAGGTGAGATGGTCTGTAGATAAGTCATTATATCAGAGATACCTGCATGTAACATCCCTGTAATTACATCCACATCTACATCATGTGTCTCATCATGTCCCCCTgtatcctcatcacctccatcatgtcctcctgtgtcctcatcacctccatcatgtccccctgtgtccccatcacctcctccatgtccccctgtgtccccatcacctcccccctcctcaggatcacacaagtcacctgtgtctggttcctgtaacacagtcagtggatcagtcatgttacacagctcctcaatgtTCTTCATCTTCCTGGACAACTCGTCCTTCTGTATCTCCAGCTTCTGGATCATATCTGATAATGACACCTCCATCTCCTGCCTGGAGATCTCATTCCGGATCCTCTTCTCTAGATCATCCAGGCGACTCCTAAGTTCTATACACAGGGCAGTGACTCTCTCCGCTTCTCCAGATGCTTTTTCTTGAGCCTTTCTACATCGTTCCTCCAGTCTCTGGACTCTTCCCTCAGTCTCTTTTCTCTTTGTGGTCAGTGTCTGGAGAACATCTctcattttcttcttcttcttctctgagGCTTCATCCAGCGTCTCCACCTGGTGTCCCCGATGTTTTCCATCCAGTCTGCAGGTCACACAGATACAAGCCGCATCCTCCGTGCAGTAATATTCCAGGATCTTCTTATGGACAGGACATTTCGGGTTCTCCAGGGAAGTGCTGGGATCAGTCAGGACATGTTCTGGTCCCTTGCTGTGGACTCTCAGATGATCATCACACAGAGAAGCCTCACACATCAGACAGGACTTCACCGCAGGTACAGGAGAGTGAAAGCAGTAAGTGCAGCAGATCCCGGTGACCTCCTCCTGATGTGGTGGAGAAGACAGGACATGTTCTATTACATTACGTAGATCCATGTTCCCCATCAGTGTAGGCCGAGTCTTTTCTCTACATTCAGGACAGGAATAAATTCCAGACTCATGCTGTGCATTCAGTACCTGATCCATACAGACCtggcagaagttgtgtccacatctcaggGTTACAGGATCTGTATAAATGCTCAGACAGATGGAGCAGAGCAGCTCGTCTCTCAGATCAGCAGACGCCATGGCTGACAGAATGACAAGAAACGAAACTAAAATCTACAGGGTGTGTTCCAGCACAAAGGACCTGCGTCTGAGAGAAGTTTTAACCCTATAATGTACTAGAGAAGAACATGTCTTACCTTCTGTCTATAGTAGCTGTAAATGGAGTCAAACTTTCTATGTTTCTACTCATTCTAGTGTAATCTCCTGTCACCCAGGCCATCAGTCATTTGGCCTCCTGTAGTTCTCATTATGTAATACTGTAATATACAGACGTGTGGTATCCATACGGGACGGTAAAGTCATGGCGTGTGCCGCTATCTCACGTCTCATACGCGGATTATTACTAATGATTCCTAAGCTAACCCTCCATCTACCCCTACAGTGTTGGTCCTAGCAACCTCCAGAAAGGCTTCTCTTCAGCTAAATCCCTAGGCCCGTTTTTGTGTTGAAGCTTGCGGTCCTTGTGGGGTCAGCCAGGGTAAAACCTCAGGCCTTGAATAATAAAGTTGCGGCAGTAAGAACCATTATATGAATTGGTATTGGACTGTTGAGCTTCATGGGACAGAAACGTTGAGAGATGTGACCCCCACTTCAGGCTTTGGCGGCCATTTTATGTTACTACTATAACATGTCCAAACATTGGAATGTGCACACGTATGAGGGAGACGATGATCTGTAGACAGATTCAGGATGTTATTTGAACCTTCGTATAGAAATTCTCCAGTGTTCACCAATGTTCTCCTATGTATGTATTTGAAGGTTTCTCACACAGGGTCATCGTTATAGGGATTGGTAGAAGTGGCCACCAGGGccaggaggctgaggagacaCCAAGGCCGCTCTACAGCATCAGAAGACACCAATATTATGGGAACATGTGGGTTGAGGGACCAGTTATGGAGTTTCAATTTGGCATCCAGGAGCTTCAAGTTACATCTCTGTCCTCATGGCTTACGAGTCACAGGATattaccaagtcctccacagcaaaCGTCCAGAACCTCCAGTGGTTTCTCCAGTGGTTTCTCCCGTGGTTTCTCCAGTGGTTTCTCCTGTGATTTTCTCTGTGTGGGAAGAGTTTCCAACTAGAAGTAACATTTTGCAGTTTCCAGTTATTCCAAAGCTCAGGAGATGAATAAGTTCCCTACCCCGAGGAAGTATCTTCAATGTTCAAATATCTAATCAAGGAAGAGTCGCAGATAACGGTTTACATATAATTATAGGATATTGgattttttcactttaatttattaaaacaaaacataacaaataaaataatctTATCGCCGTATTAGACATTGTCCTTAGTTGTTGGCATCTTTTTATGGATAACCAAAAAGGACCAGACAAGTGCAGAGCAATAGGGACAATGAAGAAAATCCACACACTAAGACCTCCGATCATGCACAGTCCATGGATACCCCCATATATCGGCCTGGACCTCCGGACTGCACACCTTGCAGAGGGCCGGAAATTAGACTTCTCTGCTGGCTGGACTACAATCCTTGTGTAACAGACCGgagtatacccccagcccagactatacccccaggcCAGCGTATACCCCCATCATTGGATTTTGAGCAACCTGCGtttgaaacctgccactacacaggaaacagagataatggggcagatttacttacccggtccattcgcgatccagcggcgcgttctctgcacaggattcgggtccggccgggatttatgaaggtagttcctccgccgtccaccaggtggcgctgctgcgctgaaaatcatctgaacgcgtcggaatacaccgagctggacgaggtgaaggtaagcgcttcccaagcgacacttgttcggtttttaaatgcggcggtttttccgaatacatcgggttttcgttcggccacgcccctccgatttccgtcgcgcgcatgccggcgccgatgcgccacaatctgatcgcgtgagccaaaaacccggggcaattcaggtacaatcggcgcaaatcggaaatattcgggtaacacgtcgggaaaacgcgaatcgggcccttagtaaatgacccccaatgcttcTGGATCTGCTCCCTATGTTTAGTATAGGGACATATCTTATCAATGTGTAGGGGAGATATAGGCAAGgccgtttttatatatatatatatatatataagacaaCACAGTACCGCAGTTCCTTCTCCTTGGTTTCCCCCTTTCCCACAAACCACCATTTTAAGCTGGTGGCCTatactatgctgatttaaaaaatgcttaaatcttccttctgaatcatttcagtgctttataaaactttatttcacattacctgactccctgccagcagtgtgtggtgagtccctgggatggggcagctgcagcctgtgtctcagtctccttttTTCCACACTCATCAAGCTCCCTTCccgcttcctgtcatgtgcagtgAGCGGACTATTTCCTTATTCCTCCCCTGGTTATTTGGAACGGTTTCCTTCCTTTTTTTTGGCTTGTCCAATATTTAAGAAAGGGTCCAAGTGACACAAAACGCGCTATAAGGACTGCATTTATTTCAGAAATTTTTTCTCGTACTACTATCTGTATGCAgtaagcaggcaggggagggagagggatggtgtggagtacaggaagaatacatgaggagactgagacacagacatacCGGTTGCAGCTGTATTCCGGGTGGGAGAGCTGTTAAATAAACATAGATATCACATGCAGCGCAGGTTGTAAGTGTAGGAAGTGCAGGAATCCTCTCCTTCTCTGGCAGACGCCAGAGGAGACATCGGACATCCAGAAAAGCTTCCTGGTCTATCTCTGAAGACAGGGCCCCTTTTGCAATGGGGCCCCTGGGCAATTTTCCAGTTTCCCTCCCTCCCCTCTCAAATGCCGACCCTGGCAGAATTTATCTGAGCCGAGTTTCACACATTGAGTTTCCCCCAGCCTTCCTTAGGAGGAGATGGTCAGAATCTAACTTCCCAGGAGGTCCGGGCTGCTGCCACGTCAGCTCTATATTCTCATGTTTTTAGTAACTTTGTATAACTGAGTCCTGACAGATGTCACAAGATCCGGCAAATATCAATATAAAAGACAAAATATTTGTATGTGAACTCGTTCtactaaaaaatgtaataaactcTAAATCATGAGACCCATAAACCATCCGGGATCCTGAGAAGAACAAACAGAACCATCTCATCTACAGTTTACTCATTGATATTCATTCCTGGACCCCGCCCCCGAGGAGCTGCTATAAAACCCCCGTCCATGTATCCTGACAAGTCATCCTGACACTACTCCGTGGTGTCCGTCCTCCTGTATCCAGCACCTCCCGGGTCACAGGGTATGTAGTGTCACTTGTGTTTTATGGGATTTGTAGTTGTGTTATTTGTATATTGTATCTTATTACAGCAGTGTCATGGGGTGTAAATCCTGGACATGATGATGTTATAAGGTCACAATGTAGGATAGAAGATTGCTTAGATCTAACAATATATTTATGTGGAGAAGTTCCATTTAAAGAGCCCTTTgagggtcctccaaaggtcctgaaaccacaggctgaaagcagacagaaggcacacatcctccattccccaagaagctgattctagtacctgattccagatttgtaggagctataatagttatacatcccaggacccatggcagtcctGATCTGGTCCTGGCCAtgccgattttaaaaatgcctttgtcagcattctaaattccactactttttaaaaaattatttcacattacctctgGCTCCCTTCcagtagcatgtggtgagtcccggggtggCGGAGTGGTTCAGCCGCAgcattctgtgtctcagtctcctgtaCACCTCACTCATCCAGCTTCCTCTactccccccccctcaccacttcctgtcatgtgcaatgAGCAGGAAGGGGAGGGAGGTGGATTGTGAGacggagaggaagaatgcagcaGGGAGACTAAGACACAGGCCCACTGGCTTTTGCAGCTGTCCCCCTGGACTCACCACAtcctgctggtagggagccaggtaatgtgaaataaagttttgtaatgTAGTGACAATATTCAGAATGGTGACAAAGGCATtactaaaatcagcatagcataggctattggttTAAGGACCATCAACAGATAGTTACAGATCCCACTGGCTAAGATTTATACATACATTTAATTTTTACAGTTTTCTCCAAGACAGATCCTCAACAAATCACTGTTTTTTTGACAGACGAATCATGGTTTTCTTGAAGAAATCTCTTTTCCTAGTACTTTTCCTTGGAATAGTTTCCTTATCCTTCTGTGAAGAAGAGTAAGTACCATACTCCTCCCATGTACAACCGCTCTTCTGCTCCTGCCTATCATCTTGTGCAGCAGTCTTTTTgctctcctcctcagtttagccggCTCTGCAGTAGCTGTCTCTTGGATGTGCTTATTTCTCCTGTGATTCCGTAGAGTTGTTTAAATTTACGGTTTCACAGATGGGAAGGGGCTAGGGAGGTCACGTGACAGTGCTCTCTGAGTGTAGCTGCGTGTGTTCAGCGCTGTGGATGCGTAAGTGTCCTACAAAAAATAGTGACATATTTAAAGGGGCATCCACATTTAAGTAAATTCATCTGCCataaacatatataaatacacatttcttcaattgcatgtgattaaaaaaatgtaaatgtttgatGGTAATTTTCCAGAATTGAGTCATGTTGttacttagaaacaagatggttgTGCTTGGATACGACCGCCTCCTCACTCTAACAGTGGtagccagacatgtgctattgagtcctgcctgaccacttgGATTCAGCTCTCATTATCACAGGATGGATGTCGGACATGCAGAAACATTTTGATATATTTCAAATGcataaacaatttgtttctttgtgcaatcactccatcagtggtggtcgtatccaacgaaaaattctagtttctaagggacaacattattTTTAAGAACTTGCAATTAAAGAAACGTATCTATATGCGAGATGGATTCAAATAAATGTCATTGCAAATATGAGAATATTCCTTCAATATTAAAATATCTCCCCCTTC
Proteins encoded:
- the LOC140126025 gene encoding tripartite motif-containing protein 14-like isoform X2; this encodes MASADLRDELLCSICLSIYTDPVTLRCGHNFCQVCMDQVLNAQHESGIYSCPECREKTRPTLMGNMDLRNVIEHVLSSPPHQEEVTGICCTYCFHSPVPAVKSCLMCEASLCDDHLRVHSKGPEHVLTDPSTSLENPKCPVHKKILEYYCTEDAACICVTCRLDGKHRGHQVETLDEASEKKKKKMRDVLQTLTTKRKETEGRVQRLEERCRKAQEKASGEAERVTALCIELRSRLDDLEKRIRNEISRQEMEVSLSDMIQKLEIQKDELSRKMKNIEELCNMTDPLTVLQEPDTGGHDGGDEDTGGHDGGDEDTGGHDETHDVDVDVITGMLHAGISDIMTYLQTISPAKPKAEEIRPQPPRPRSLLGHTPDLPEYRSDDVIVRSGEAWRKEMFAEEIYGKFCADISLDINTAHNNLIISDDLKTVTRTRESQNRPDTAERFKDYSQVMSSRGFTSGRHYWDVEIRSLEWEVGMCYPSIDRRGRQSYIGGNNKSWSLIRFSGQYSVAHDSKRAAQCDNILSNRFRICLDYEAGELSFYELLNSVRHLHTFTTTFRLPLYVVLRVKKGGINIIRQ
- the LOC140126025 gene encoding tripartite motif-containing protein 14-like isoform X1 — translated: MASADLRDELLCSICLSIYTDPVTLRCGHNFCQVCMDQVLNAQHESGIYSCPECREKTRPTLMGNMDLRNVIEHVLSSPPHQEEVTGICCTYCFHSPVPAVKSCLMCEASLCDDHLRVHSKGPEHVLTDPSTSLENPKCPVHKKILEYYCTEDAACICVTCRLDGKHRGHQVETLDEASEKKKKKMRDVLQTLTTKRKETEGRVQRLEERCRKAQEKASGEAERVTALCIELRSRLDDLEKRIRNEISRQEMEVSLSDMIQKLEIQKDELSRKMKNIEELCNMTDPLTVLQEPDTGDLCDPEEGGGDGDTGGHGGGDGDTGGHDGGDEDTGGHDGGDEDTGGHDETHDVDVDVITGMLHAGISDIMTYLQTISPAKPKAEEIRPQPPRPRSLLGHTPDLPEYRSDDVIVRSGEAWRKEMFAEEIYGKFCADISLDINTAHNNLIISDDLKTVTRTRESQNRPDTAERFKDYSQVMSSRGFTSGRHYWDVEIRSLEWEVGMCYPSIDRRGRQSYIGGNNKSWSLIRFSGQYSVAHDSKRAAQCDNILSNRFRICLDYEAGELSFYELLNSVRHLHTFTTTFRLPLYVVLRVKKGGINIIRQ